The DNA segment CCGGGTACATCCTGGGGAATGTCCCCGGGGAGACCGGGTCGGGGTGGCGCTTTCCTACCTGACACCCGATGACCCGTGGCACACCATCTGGCGCACCCTGGCGAACCCTGGCGAATAGTCGCCCGGCAACTCTCACCGGGCTACTGTCAACTCAGCCGAGAACCTGGGGGCTTGACGTGAGCGGACGACCCAACACCCGCCTTTCCGATCTGTTCGGCCTGGCCGGCTGGTCGAAGGGCGAACTCGCGAGACTGGTCAACAGGCAGGCGGCGGCCATGGGCCACCCCCAACTGGCGACCGACACCTCCCGGGTCCGGCGCTGGATCGACATGGGAGAGATCCCGCGCGATCCCGTGCCGCGGGTGCTGGCGGCTCTGTTCACCGAGCGTCTCGGCCGTGTCGTGACCATCGAGGACCTCGGTCTGGTGCGCCACGGGCGGGCAGGGAAACGGCAGGGCGACGGGATCGAGGAACATCCCGACGGAGTGCCGTGGGCGCCCGAGCGGACCGCCGCGGTCCTCACCGAATTCACGGGAATGGACCTCATGCTCAACCGACGCGGCTTGGTGGGCGCGGGTGCCGCGCTCGCCGCGGGATCCACACTCAGCAGCGCCATGCACGACTGGCTGCACACCGACCCGGTCCTCACGGCGGACGGACCCGCCCTGGACGACCCCCTGCACGCCGACCCCGCCGGTTTCGACCGCTACGAGGCCGCCCCCATCGGCTCGGAGGAGGTCGCGGAGCTGGAGCGCTCCGTCGAGGTGTTCCGGGCCTGGGACGCGGCCCGCGGCGGCGGCCTCCAGCGCAAGGCGGTGGTGGGCCAGCTCAACGAGGTGGGCGGCATGCTCGCCTACCGCCATCCACCTCACCTCCAGCGGCGCCTGTGGGGCGTCGCCGCCAATCTGGCCGTCCTCGCGGGCTGGATGTCCCATGACGTCGGACTGGAGCCCACGGCGCAGAAGTACTTCGTCATCGCGGCGCACGCCGCCCGGGAGGGCGGTGACCGGCCGCGTGCCGGGGAGGCGCTGTCCCGGGCGGCCCGCCAGATGGTCCATCTGGGCCGGCCCGGCGAAGCACTGGAGCTGATGAAGCTCGCCCAGTCCGGCGGGGGCGAGCGCCTCCAGCCGCGCACCAAGGCGATGTTCCACACCATCGAGGCGTGGGCGCAGGCGGCGCTGGGCAAGGGCCAGGCGATGCGCCGCACCCTCGGCCAGGCGGAGGACCTGTTCGTGGCCGACCGGGGCGACGGCGAGCCCCTCGACTGGATGCAGACCTTCAAGGCCGAGGACCTGTACGGCATGCAGGCCCTGGCCTACCGCACCCTGGCCGAGTTCGACCCGGGCGCGGCCGTGCACGCCCAGCACTTCGCGGACAAGGCCCTGGAGCTGCGCGTCGACGGCCGGGAGCGCTCGAAGATCTTCGACCATCTCTCCATGGCGTCGGCCTGCTTCATCGCCGACGACCCCGAGCAGGCCGACCGCTACGCGCGGCTCGCCCTGATGTCGATGGGCGCGAACTCCTCGCGCCGCACCTGGGACCGGCTGCGCCAGATGTACCGGCTCACCGCGGAGTACGCCGGATACCCGAAGATCCATGAACTGCGGGAGGAGATCAGACTCGCCCTGCCCAAGCCGAGGAGCAAGGGCGCGCACAGCGCGCGGGCGTAGGGGACCGTCGGCCACACGGGTGTCGGCTCAGGCCGTGACCCTGGCGACGAGCACACACGCGTCGTCCACCCGCCCGGTCCCGCCGAACTCCTCCACGAGCGCCCGCACGCAGTCCTGCGCGTCCCGGGCGTCGTCGAAGCGTGGGGCGAGTCCCAGCAACCGGTCCGCGGCCGCCGTCCGGCTGTGCCCGGGTACCAGTCCCTCGGTGTGCAGCAGGAGCAGGTCGCCCGGTACGAGGATCACCTCGGCCTGCCCGTAGACGGCACCCGAGGTGGCGCCGAGCAGCACCCCCTCGGGAGCGTCGAGCGCGCACCCCGTCCCGTCCCGGAACAGCAGCGGGGCGGGGTGTCCGGCCTGGCCCCAGACCAGGGTCCGGGTGGTGGGCCGGTAGCGGGCGCAGACGGCGCTGCCGAGGGCAGGCTGCACCGTGGCGTCCAGTAACTGATTGAGCAGGGAGAGGAGTTGACCGGGCTGGGTGCCGGTCATCGCCATGCCGCGCACCGCGCCGAGCAGGGTGGCCATGCCGGAGGCGACGGCCACCCCGTGCCCGGTGAGGTCGCCGACGCTGAGCAGGGTCTCGCCGTCGGCCAGCTCCAGGGCGTCGTACCAGTCCCCGCCGATCGGTGTCCCGCCGTCGGCGGGCAGCCGGTACGCGGCGAGGTCCAGGGTGCGCGGGCCCTGGTGCGGGGGGCGCAGGGAGCCGCGCCAGGGCGGCAGCACGGCCTCCTGGAGTTCGGTGGCGACCCGGTGCTCGGTCTGCTCCCGCTGGCGGTGCCGGCGGAGCGAGTCATGCGTCTCGTGCACCGTGCGCCGGCTGCGGCGCAGCGCGCTGACATCGCGCAGCACGGCCCACATCGAGACGGTGCCGCCGTCGGCGCCGAGCACCGGCTCGCCCATCATGTGCACGCTGCGCACGGAGCCGTCGGGGCGGCGCACCCGGAACTCGCCGTCGATCGGGCGGCCGTCGATCAGGCAGTCCGTGACCATCCCGGTCAGTTTCGGCCGGTCCGCCTCCACGACCAGCGAGGGCAGTTCGTCCAGGGTGAGGGCGGGCAGGGCGGGGTCGCGGCCGAGGATCCGGTACAGCTCCCCGGACCAGGACGCCTCGTCGGTGAGGAGGTTCCACTCCGCGCTGCCGACCCGGCTGAGCAGCGCGCCGCGCGGGGCGCCGGCGGGGGCCGGGCGGACGGTGTGCGCCTCGGCGGGCTCCGTGGGCTCCGAGGGCTCGACGGCCGGGGGCAGGGGCGCGGGTCCGTCGCGCAGCTGGGCCAAGTGGGCGTCCAGGTCGCTGAGTTGGTGCAGTGCCAGGTCGTACAGAGCGCGCTGCCAGCGTTCCTCGGGGTCCGTGTCGTCGCAGCGGACGTCCCGCCGCACCGCGTCCACGTCGCCCTTGAGCTGCCGCGCCCGCGTGATCAGCGCCTCGACCGGGTCGGGCCCGGGCGGCTGGGCGGCGGGGCGGTCCGCGGAGACCGGTGACGGCATGTTCGCACTCCGAACGAGGGGACGGCAGGGCCGGGCGGGACGGGGGACCGTAACGACTTTCGCACAGCGCGGGACGCCTCGTAAGGGATTTGGCAACACACGATACGGTGGTGCTTCCGGCATATGCCAGAGTCTTCCCGAAGCGGCCCCGGGCGCTCCCGGAGTGCCCGGTCGGGCAGTCAAGTCGTAGACGGCCTACGGGAGTTGACGGACCCGGCGGTCGTGCGTCGAGGCCCCCGGAGCAGGCGGTCAATCGCCTGTTCGACGTTCTTGTGTTCCCCGCCGTTCGGGACCGGCCGGTACCCATCGAACTCTGACCGGATTTGGCGGCATGCGAAGGGCCTCTCCGCACTCCATAAAGGCATGGAGACCACCATCGAACTGCCCGCCCTCGCCCGGCTCGTGACCGCCGACGACCAGGAGATCCCCGTCACGGCCACCCTGCGCTACACCACCGGTGACCCGCTCGCCGTCTTCGTCGACTTCCCGGCCGAGGCGGCGCTGGAGGGCGAGGACGTCAGCTGGACCTTCGCGCGCTCCCTGCTGGACCAGGGACTGCGCACCCCGGCCGGACGCGGCGATGTGCAGATCTGGCCCTACGGCCGCACCCGGACCGTACTGGAGTTCCACTCGCCCTTCGGCCTCGCCCTGCTCCAGTTCCCCACCTCGACCCTGCGCCGCTTCCTGGTGCGCACCTACGAGGTGGTCGCGGCCGGGCAGGAGGACGTGGCGGCGGTGGTGGAGCGCGGGCTGAACGCGCTGTTCGGAGGGGTGTGAGGCGTCCGCCGGAGTTGTCCCGGTGGACCCGGGCCGGTTTTGAATATTGTTCACCTTTACCTCACCGCACGGGTATGGACCCCGACGACCGGCGCGGGCACCCTGGCCCGCGGTGTGCCGCAGGGGCACTCCCGTGACCGAGGACGGACGAATGACACCGATCAGCCGAAGGGGCTTCGTGGGGCTGGGCGCATCCGTGGCGGCGGGAGTGGCGCTGGGCGCCACCACGCGCACCACCGCGGCGGCCGCCACCACGGCGACCGGCACGATCAAGGACGTCAAGCACGTGGTGATCCTGATGCAGGAGAACCGCAGCTTCGACCACTACTTCGGCCGCCTCAAGGGCGTGCGCGGCTTCGACGACCGCAGCGGCATCACCCTCGGCGGCAAGTACTCCGTCTTCAACCAGCCGAACCTGCTCTCCCGCCAGTACCCGTGGAAGCTCAGCGCCACCCCGTCGGCGGCCGGCAAGGACGGCGAGACCCTCGCGCAGTGCAACGGCGACCTGCCGCACTCCTGGTCCTCGCAGCACTCCGCCTGGAACAAGGGCCGCCTGGACAACTGGGTCCTGGGCGTCGGCAACGTCCGCTCGCTCGGCTACCTGGACCGCTCCGACATCCCCTTCCACTACGCGCTGGCCGACAACTACACCATCTGCGACGCCTACTTCTGCTCCACGCTGAGCGCCACCGGTCCCAACCGCACGTACCTGTGGAGCGGCAAGGTCGACTCCTCCAGCAACGACGGCGGCGACGAGTCCGGCCTCACCTGGCAGACCTACGCCGAGTCGCTCCAGGCGGCGGGGGTGAGCTGGAAGGTCTACCAGAACGCCGCGGACAACTACGGCGACAACGCCTGCGCCTACTTCAGCACGTTCGCGGGCGCCAAGGCCGGCGATCCGCTGTACGACCGCGGCATGTCCTCGGTGCCGAAGGTGACCGGTTCCACCCCGGACGACATCGCCGCCGCCATCAAGGCCGACGTCCAGGCGGGCACCCTCCCGCAGGTCTCCTGGGTGGTCGCCAACCAGGCGTTCTCCGAGCACCCCTACGCCCCGCCCGGCGACGGCGCCCACTTCGTCAACCTCGTCTACCAGGCCCTCGCCGCCGACGAGGACGTCTTCGACTCCACCGTGATGTTCCTCAACTACGACGAGAACGACGGCTACTTCGACCACGTGCCCCCGCCGTCCCCGCCCGCCGGCACGGCCGGCGAGTTCCTCAACGGGGTGCCGTTCGGCTTCGGCTTCCGGGTGCCGATGATCGTCATCTCGCCCTGGACGCGCGGCGGCTGGGTCTCCTCGGAGGTCTTCGAGCACACCTCGGTGCTGCGCTTCCTGGAGACCTGGACGGCCGCCCTCGGCACACCCGCGAAGTGCTCCAACATCAGCGACTGGCGACGCAAGGTGAGCGGCGACCTCACCGGCGTGTTCGACTTCGCCCACCCGGTCAAGGGCCCGGTGCCGCTGCCCGCGACCAGTGTCATCGGCATCGACAACTGCACGTCGCTGCCCAACCCCGTGCCGACCGACAACGCGCTGCCCGCACAGGAGGCCGGCACCCGCCCGGCCCGCGCGCTGCCGTACCAGCCGGGCGGCTATCTGGACCGCCTGGAGTTCGACGCGGGCGGCAAGACGCTCGCCTGGTTCGTGATGACCAACCAGGGCGGTCCGGCCGCCCGCGCGGCCCACTTCTCCATCCACCCCAACGCCTACCGGGACACCACCCCCTGGCAGTACACGGTGGACGCGGGCGGCACCGCCACCGACTTCTTCAACATCGGTTCGGGCTACGGCGACGGCAAGTACGACCTGTCGATGGTCGGCCCCAACCGCTTCCTGCGCCGCTTCCAGGGCGACGCCACCAAGGCGGGCAAGTCCGCCGAGGTGAGCGTCCGTTACGCCGTGGAGCCGGGCAGCGGGAAGCTCGCCGTCTACTTCAAGATGGCCAACTCCGGTTCTTCGGCGGTGAAGTTCACCATCACCTCCAACCACTACCGCGCGGACGGCCCCTGGACGTACACCGTCGCCGCGGGTGCCTCCACGGAGGACTTCTTCAACGCCGTCGCGTACAACAACGGCTGGTACGACTTCACGATCACCGTGGACTCCGACACGACCTGGTCGCGCCGGTTCACCGGGCACCTGGAGACGGGCGCCGCCAGCGTCAGCGGCTGAGCGCGGCGTACGGGTCCGGGCGCGGGGCGAGTACGGGCGGGCAGGACGGCCACCCGGCCACCGCCCGCCGCCGCCCGGACCCCCGCCTCGGCGAGGACCAAAGCCGGAACTGGTTCTCGCCGCCGCCGACATGCGGAGAGACGAACAGCGGCTGGCGGCGGGGCGGGCCGATCAGCCGACCCTGGGGGCGCAGCGCATGCCGATATAGACGCAGCGTGTGCCGTCGGGCAGGCTGGAGAAGATCACCGGTGTGTAGTCCGTGCTGAAGGCCGAACCCACGCCCGTGCCGGCAAAGGCCGTCGGCGTGACCGGCAAGAGGTCGATCGGCAGGGGCTTCGAGAGGTCCTTCATGCCGTCGACGAACTCGTAGAGCGCGTGCCCGGCACCGTCCTTCTCGGTCACCGTGATGACCACACCCTCGCGCCGGTACGTGCCGACGAGCGGGGCCCAGTCCACCACGGGGGGCGCGGCCGGCGGGGTGAGGGACCCGGGCATGGTCACGCCCGCCAGGTCGGCGAGCAGCTCGCGGTAGAGCGCCGCGTACACCTCGCGCGCACCGCCGCCGTTGGTGAGCAGCGCGACGGCGACACCGGCCGACGGCACCACGCGCAGATAGCCGTACTGCCCGATGGAGGCACCGTCGTGGCCGTAGCCCTCGACGCCGTTCCAGTCGTACAGAGTCCAGCCCAGACCCCAGCCGTCCGAGCTGACGGTCCACTTGTCGGGGCAGTCCACCACCCGGCGTCGCATCAGGGCGACTGTCTCTTCCAGGAGCACGCGGGTGCCGTCCTCGGCCACGCCGCCGGCGAGGTGCATGCGCGCGAGCCGGACGAGGTCGCCCGCAGTGGCGATGACCCTGCCGTACGGGCCCGCCGATCGCGGCATCATGTCCCATTGCGGTGCCGGTGCCGGATCCTGGCCCGGCTCGCCCAGATGCCCCATGGCCGCGCGGAAGCGCAGCGCCTCTTCGGGCAGGGTCATGGTGTGGGTGAGGCCGAGCGGGGTCAGCAGCAGGTCCTTGAGCGCTTCGTCCCACGTCTTGCCGGTCACCACCTCGACGATCCGGCCGAGCACGTTGTAGCCGACGCTGCTGTACGAGATCGCGCTGCCGGGCGGGCAGTCCAGCGCCACGTCCTTCGCGGCCTCGACGTACTTGGCGAGGCAGTCGTCGCCGCGCCCGCTGTCGTGATTGAAGTCGCAGGTGAGCCCGCTCGTGTGGCTGAGCAGCCGGCGAATGGTGATCATCCTGGTCGCTTCGGGGCCACCGGCCGAGAACTCCGGCAGCACGTCCGTGACCGGGGCGTCCAGGGCGAGCCGGCCGGACTCGACGAGCCGCATCACCAGGGTGGCCGTGTAGATCTTGGCTATCGAGCCCATCTGGAAGACGGAATCGGTCGTCGTCTCCACGCCCGTGCCCCGGTGCAGGACGCCGCTCGCCCATGCGTGGACGGTCCCGTGGGCGAGGACGGCCAAGGACGCGCCCGGCACGTGGTGCTCGGCGCAGAGCTGGTCGAGGCGGGCCTGCCACCGGGCGCGATCCAGCCTCCACCCGGCCGAGTCCCGGGCCCCCCGCGCCCCTGCGGCACTCCGCTTCCGCTGTTCGTCAGCACTCATTCCGTTCAGCACAGTTGACTCCCCCTCGATGGCGTACAGCGTTCCGTGTTGCGCACACTGTACGCATCTCGGATCGCCCTTCGCAACATGCGTACGGTGTCGGCTACGGTGGGGGGCGACAAGCAGCGGATCGACCGATGGGAACGAGCGAGCATGTCTGCCGACGCGAAGCCGATCACCTCGGTGTGGACACGTCCGCATCGCCCGCAGCGGGAGAAGCTGACCCGGGAGCAGATCGTGACCGCGACGGTGGAGCTGCTGGACGCGGAGGGTGCCGAGGCGCTCAGCATGCGCAGACTCGGGACCTGTCTGAAGGCCGGGGCCACTTCCCTCTACCGGCATGTGGCCAATCGGGACGAGCTGATCCAGCTGGCCGTGGACGACGTGTTCGGCGAGATGGACCCGCCGGCCGCCGCCACCCGCGGGACCTGGCGCACGGCGGTCACCCGCGCCGCCGTCGACCTGCGGGCCATGGTCCTGCGCCACCCGTGGGTCGGCCCCGAACTCGGCCAGGTCGGCCTTCTCCACGTCGGCCCGAACGCCGTCCGCATGACCTCGGGCCTCCTCGCGCAGTTCGAGGCGGCCGGTTTCCCCGCGGGTGAGGAGGACATGGCCGCGGGGGCACTCATGTCCTACGTGGTCGGGATCGCCACCAGCGAGGCCGCGTATCTCTCACTGATCGACCGAAGTGGTGTCCCCGAGCGCGCGTGGCTGTCGGACCACAGCCCGGACTTCGGCGAGGAGACGGACCCGCGGCAGGTGCGCGAGGACCGCTTCGCCTATGGACTCGACCGAATCCTCGACGGCCTCGCCGGCCGGCTCGCGCCAGGCGATGACCGTGGTCCTCGCCCCACCGGCCGGTGACAGGACGCGCGCCGCGCACCCGGTGACCCACCCCTGCGTGCGCTCCCGGCACGCCGGCGATCGCCGCGTGGCGTACGTCGGCGGGGGAGCGCGTGCTCAAGGGTCGCGGGGGCGGGTCAGAACCGCAGTACTCCGGCGATCCCGTCCTCCTCGCCCAGCGTGCCGTCCGGCACGAAGCGGACGTCGGCGCCGGTCTCCAGGCACTGCTCCACGATCTCGTCCACGATGTCGTCGCGGGCGTCCAGATCGCCGGAGTCGGCCGGCACCAGGTGGTCGCCGTCGTCGCGGACCACGGCCCGGTAGCCGTCCTCCACGGCGAGCAGCCGCACCCGGCCCTCCCGGGCGCTGAGCCACAGCTCGTCCAGGCCCGCCGCGAAGGTGCGGTGGCCGCGGGCCGAGGTCAGCTCCTCGACGACGGAGTGGGCGCCCTTGGACTCCTCCGCCCGAAGGACCGGCCGGATGGCCTGCCACACCGCCTCGGGACCGGAGTGGGCGAGCCCGCCGTGCCCCACGTGCACCGCGTCCCTGGCGACCGTGCCGGCCTCGTCCAGCAGGGAGAGCGCCGCGCGTTCGCCGGTGACGTACAGCGGGCGGGGCTCCTCGCGCAGGACGGCGGCCATCGCGGTGTCCGCCTCGCGCAGGAACTGGCGGGTGCCCTCGTCCTGGAAGGTGCTCGGCAGATCGCCGATGCGCTCCTGCCGCTCGGCGTCGAAGTTCGGCCGGCTGCGGGTCAGCGGGAAGCCCCCGGTGTGGTCCTTCACCACCCGGTCCGCGCCGCCGCTCCACAGGGTGACCTGGTCGGCCGAGACCGAGAGCACCCAGAAGGGCCGCTCGGCCGCCTGCGCGGCGACCAGATTGCGGGTGAGGAAGGTGTCCGCGAGCACCACGCGCTCGGGAACGCTGCGGGCCAGCGACCAGACCTGGTGCTCGCCCGGCGCCGCGAAGATCACCAGACCGTCCTCGGCATGCGCGAGATCCACCTCGGCGAGCGCCCGGTCGAGCTGGGCGTCCACGTCCGCCCGCCGCTCCCGGGTCACGGCCGGATCGGCCTCCAGGCGCTTGCGGGCCTCGGCCAGCACATTGCGCAGCCGGACCGGATCCTGGTCGCTGCCGGCTCCGCGGCGGTGTGTCGGGGTCAGCACCGACACCGCCGGATAGGGCCGCGGACGCCGCAGTTCGGCAAGGGTTGCGGGACTCAGTGCGTGCTCCATGACAGCACCATAGGGCTGATTCACATGTACGGCATTCGGGGTATTCGGAACGTATGACCGCGTGCCGGGACGCGCCCGCGGTGCCCCGGTGGCCAGGCCGCCCGGGTGCCGGAGTGGTAATTGATCACAACGCCAGGCGGCGCGCGGCACTTGGGGAAATTTTTGCCGATGGCCGGTTCTCCGTGCCTGTGGCGCTCCCGCGCAGCGCATACCGGACCTCACGGAGGCAAAACGCGGCCGAAACCATCGGACGGCCGGTTGCGGCCGTGTTGCGTCCGCGTTGACCGGCGCCGGGCGCGGGCGGAGGCTCGTCATATAGGTGCTCGATACAACTGGTTCGTCGGCCGGCGCCGCGGCCCTCGCGAAAGCGCAGACGAGCGCGGCACCGGCGGTCGGCCGGAGGCTGGAGGCAGCACATGTGCGGCATCACCGGATGGGTGTCCTTCGATCGTGACCTGAGCGCCGAGGCCACCACATTGCATGCGATGACCGAGACGATGGCCTGCCGCGGCCCGGACGACCGCGGCACCTGGGCCGAGGGGCCCGCCGCCCTGGGCCACCGCCGGCTCGCCATCATCGACCTGCCCGGCGGCCGCCAGCCGATGTCCCTCGCGACCCCCGAGGGCACCGTCGCGCTGGTCTACTCCGGCGAGACCTACAACTTCACCGAGCTGCGCCGCGAACTGACCGACCGCGGCCACCGGTTCACCACCGACTCCGACACCGAGGTGGTCCTGCACGCCTACGTCGAATGGGGCGACGCGCTCGCCGAACGCCTCAACGGCATGTACGCGTTCGCCCTCTGGGACGGCCGCCGCGACAAGCTCGTGATGATCCGCGACCGCATGGGCATCAAGCCGTTCTACTACTATCGCACGCCCGACGGCGTCCTGTTCGGCTCCGAGCCCAAGGCGATCCTCGCCAACCCGCTGGCCCGCCCCCGGGTGACCCTCGACGGGCTGCGCGAGCTGCTCGTGATGATCAAGACCCCCGGGCACGCCGTCTGGGACGGCATGCGCGAGGTGGAGCCCGGCACGGTCGTCACCCTCGACCGCTCCGGACTGTCCACCCGCGTCTACTGGCGGCTGGAGACCCGCCCGCACGAGGACGACCGCGACACCACCATCGCCACCGTGCGCACCCTGCTGGACGACATCGTGCGCCGCCAGCTCGTCGCCGACGTGCCCCGCTGCACCCTGCTCTCCGGCGGCCTCGACTCCTCCGCCATGACCGCCATCGCCGCCCGTCAACTGGCCGAACAGGGCGAGACGGTGCGCTCCTTCGCCGTCGACTTCGTCGGCCAGACCGAGAACTTCGTCGCCGACGAACTGCGCGGCACCCCCGACACCCCCTTCGTGCACGACGTCGCCCGGCGC comes from the Streptomyces sp. SUK 48 genome and includes:
- a CDS encoding chemotaxis protein, whose product is MEHALSPATLAELRRPRPYPAVSVLTPTHRRGAGSDQDPVRLRNVLAEARKRLEADPAVTRERRADVDAQLDRALAEVDLAHAEDGLVIFAAPGEHQVWSLARSVPERVVLADTFLTRNLVAAQAAERPFWVLSVSADQVTLWSGGADRVVKDHTGGFPLTRSRPNFDAERQERIGDLPSTFQDEGTRQFLREADTAMAAVLREEPRPLYVTGERAALSLLDEAGTVARDAVHVGHGGLAHSGPEAVWQAIRPVLRAEESKGAHSVVEELTSARGHRTFAAGLDELWLSAREGRVRLLAVEDGYRAVVRDDGDHLVPADSGDLDARDDIVDEIVEQCLETGADVRFVPDGTLGEEDGIAGVLRF
- the asnB gene encoding asparagine synthase (glutamine-hydrolyzing); protein product: MCGITGWVSFDRDLSAEATTLHAMTETMACRGPDDRGTWAEGPAALGHRRLAIIDLPGGRQPMSLATPEGTVALVYSGETYNFTELRRELTDRGHRFTTDSDTEVVLHAYVEWGDALAERLNGMYAFALWDGRRDKLVMIRDRMGIKPFYYYRTPDGVLFGSEPKAILANPLARPRVTLDGLRELLVMIKTPGHAVWDGMREVEPGTVVTLDRSGLSTRVYWRLETRPHEDDRDTTIATVRTLLDDIVRRQLVADVPRCTLLSGGLDSSAMTAIAARQLAEQGETVRSFAVDFVGQTENFVADELRGTPDTPFVHDVARRSRTEHQDIVLDAEALADPAVREHVIRARDLPTGFGDMDASLLLLFRAIRQKSTVALSGESADEVFGGYLQFFDEDARSADTFPWLVRFGRHFGDDSDVLRTDLLKSLDLDAYTADGYRTAVAGIERLAGESDFEFRMRQICHLHLTRFVRILLDRKDRMSMATGLEVRVPFCDHRLVEYVFNAPWALKSFDGREKSLLREASRDVLPQSVYDRVKSPYPSTQDPRYARALQEQAKDLLARPAHRVFDLVDRDRVRKAAEREAPVSDQAARRGLERTLDLAQWLDLYAPELVLG
- a CDS encoding SsgA family sporulation/cell division regulator, with the protein product METTIELPALARLVTADDQEIPVTATLRYTTGDPLAVFVDFPAEAALEGEDVSWTFARSLLDQGLRTPAGRGDVQIWPYGRTRTVLEFHSPFGLALLQFPTSTLRRFLVRTYEVVAAGQEDVAAVVERGLNALFGGV
- a CDS encoding phospholipase C, phosphocholine-specific, encoding MTPISRRGFVGLGASVAAGVALGATTRTTAAAATTATGTIKDVKHVVILMQENRSFDHYFGRLKGVRGFDDRSGITLGGKYSVFNQPNLLSRQYPWKLSATPSAAGKDGETLAQCNGDLPHSWSSQHSAWNKGRLDNWVLGVGNVRSLGYLDRSDIPFHYALADNYTICDAYFCSTLSATGPNRTYLWSGKVDSSSNDGGDESGLTWQTYAESLQAAGVSWKVYQNAADNYGDNACAYFSTFAGAKAGDPLYDRGMSSVPKVTGSTPDDIAAAIKADVQAGTLPQVSWVVANQAFSEHPYAPPGDGAHFVNLVYQALAADEDVFDSTVMFLNYDENDGYFDHVPPPSPPAGTAGEFLNGVPFGFGFRVPMIVISPWTRGGWVSSEVFEHTSVLRFLETWTAALGTPAKCSNISDWRRKVSGDLTGVFDFAHPVKGPVPLPATSVIGIDNCTSLPNPVPTDNALPAQEAGTRPARALPYQPGGYLDRLEFDAGGKTLAWFVMTNQGGPAARAAHFSIHPNAYRDTTPWQYTVDAGGTATDFFNIGSGYGDGKYDLSMVGPNRFLRRFQGDATKAGKSAEVSVRYAVEPGSGKLAVYFKMANSGSSAVKFTITSNHYRADGPWTYTVAAGASTEDFFNAVAYNNGWYDFTITVDSDTTWSRRFTGHLETGAASVSG
- a CDS encoding serine hydrolase domain-containing protein produces the protein MSADEQRKRSAAGARGARDSAGWRLDRARWQARLDQLCAEHHVPGASLAVLAHGTVHAWASGVLHRGTGVETTTDSVFQMGSIAKIYTATLVMRLVESGRLALDAPVTDVLPEFSAGGPEATRMITIRRLLSHTSGLTCDFNHDSGRGDDCLAKYVEAAKDVALDCPPGSAISYSSVGYNVLGRIVEVVTGKTWDEALKDLLLTPLGLTHTMTLPEEALRFRAAMGHLGEPGQDPAPAPQWDMMPRSAGPYGRVIATAGDLVRLARMHLAGGVAEDGTRVLLEETVALMRRRVVDCPDKWTVSSDGWGLGWTLYDWNGVEGYGHDGASIGQYGYLRVVPSAGVAVALLTNGGGAREVYAALYRELLADLAGVTMPGSLTPPAAPPVVDWAPLVGTYRREGVVITVTEKDGAGHALYEFVDGMKDLSKPLPIDLLPVTPTAFAGTGVGSAFSTDYTPVIFSSLPDGTRCVYIGMRCAPRVG
- a CDS encoding TetR/AcrR family transcriptional regulator C-terminal domain-containing protein, whose amino-acid sequence is MSADAKPITSVWTRPHRPQREKLTREQIVTATVELLDAEGAEALSMRRLGTCLKAGATSLYRHVANRDELIQLAVDDVFGEMDPPAAATRGTWRTAVTRAAVDLRAMVLRHPWVGPELGQVGLLHVGPNAVRMTSGLLAQFEAAGFPAGEEDMAAGALMSYVVGIATSEAAYLSLIDRSGVPERAWLSDHSPDFGEETDPRQVREDRFAYGLDRILDGLAGRLAPGDDRGPRPTGR
- a CDS encoding SpoIIE family protein phosphatase, which produces MPSPVSADRPAAQPPGPDPVEALITRARQLKGDVDAVRRDVRCDDTDPEERWQRALYDLALHQLSDLDAHLAQLRDGPAPLPPAVEPSEPTEPAEAHTVRPAPAGAPRGALLSRVGSAEWNLLTDEASWSGELYRILGRDPALPALTLDELPSLVVEADRPKLTGMVTDCLIDGRPIDGEFRVRRPDGSVRSVHMMGEPVLGADGGTVSMWAVLRDVSALRRSRRTVHETHDSLRRHRQREQTEHRVATELQEAVLPPWRGSLRPPHQGPRTLDLAAYRLPADGGTPIGGDWYDALELADGETLLSVGDLTGHGVAVASGMATLLGAVRGMAMTGTQPGQLLSLLNQLLDATVQPALGSAVCARYRPTTRTLVWGQAGHPAPLLFRDGTGCALDAPEGVLLGATSGAVYGQAEVILVPGDLLLLHTEGLVPGHSRTAAADRLLGLAPRFDDARDAQDCVRALVEEFGGTGRVDDACVLVARVTA